The following proteins come from a genomic window of Aspergillus oryzae RIB40 DNA, chromosome 4:
- a CDS encoding uncharacterized protein (predicted protein), with protein sequence MKPFLLLSSLLASSALGSNLSTKVYGKPAGLAYSVTGGGNTTPAVPANVAQLLDWLTDSKPRVIVLDKEYNFIGNEGYCENCACCVFNTDTCGDGGQDAIETDFGWCGHRTPVDCTYPNTTTIDVASNKAIVGLGAKGVIRGSGLRVVNSVSNVIVQNIRITGINPGYVWGGDAIYMDGCDLIWIDYVKISLVGRQMISMGYESSGRVTISDTEFDGRTDHSSTCDGHHYWTILGLGENDKVSFFNNWIHHTSGRSPDLGSVSAWHIFNNYWTCFSVTPEPAILLEGNIFPDVARPTEPGNGYGMFITNSSTVTTCDSAMKRPCQENLLTGSGDLSPYTTNNVTSLQTIADADEQNINIMPVSQVRAYVLANAGIGKVGFNSTVTPTVSPSSSVMTPPATVAPYQVHKDNSHGHQYLRFHHRRP encoded by the exons ATGAAGCCCTTTTTACTTCTTAGTTCACTGCTCGCTAGCAGTGCCCTTGGATCCAACTTATCGACCAAGGTATATGGAAAGCCTGCTGGGCTTGCCTACAGTGTTACAGGAGGCGGAAATACGACACCAGCTGTCCCAGCTAACGTGGCTCAACTGCTCGATTGGCTTACGGATAGCAAGCCCCGCGTTATCGTCCTTGACAAGGAGTACAATTTCATAGGCAACGAGGGCTACTGTGAAAACTGCGCTTGTTGCGTATTTAACACCGATACTTGCGGCGACGGTGGCCAGGATGCGATCGAAACTGATTTCGGTTGGTGTGGACATAGGACTCCAGTCGACTGTACCTATCCCAACACGACGACGATCGACGTGGCATCGAATAAGGCTATTGTTGGGCTGGGAGCAAAAGGTGTTATCCGAGGTAGTGGACTGCGAGTTGTGAACAGCGTGTCGAATGTCATCGTACAGAACATCCGTATCACAGGCATTAATCCTGGATACGTCTGGGGTGGAGATGCGATATACATGGATGGCTGTGATTTGATCTGGATTGATTATGTGAAGATTTCATTGGTTGGCCGGCAGATGATATCTATGGGATATGAATCCA GTGGACGCGTCACCATCTCAGACACCGAGTTCGACGGACGAACCGATCATTCTTCTACCTGCGACGGACATCATTACTGGACCAtccttggacttggagagaaCGATAAAgtgtccttcttcaacaactgGATCCATCATACCTCTGGACGCTCTCCAGACCTGGGTTCCGTGAGCGCCTGGCACATTTTCAACAACTACTG GACATGCTTCTCTGTCACCCCTGAGCCTGCTATCCTACTGGAAGGAAACATATTCCCTGATGTAGCGAGACCGACTGAGCCTGGCAATGGATATGGCATGTTTATCACGAACTCGAGCACGGTCACTACCTGCGACTCAGCTATGAAGCGCCCGTGTCAAGAAAATCTGCTCACAGGCAGCGGGGACCTATCGCCTTACACAACAAATAATGTGACATCATTACAGACAATCGCTGATGCAGATGAacagaacatcaacatcatgccCGTCAGCCAGGTTCGAGCCTATGTCCTGGCTAATGCTGGCATTGGGAAGGTCGGATTCAACAGTACTGTCACTCCTACAGTTTCACCTTCAAGTTCAGTCATGACTCCACCTGCCACTGTGGCACCTTACCAGGTCCACAAGGACAACAGTCATGGCCATCAATATTTGCGCTTTCACCATCGACGCCCCTAA
- a CDS encoding uncharacterized protein (predicted protein), which produces MPITLLDLPSELLDRIVELVLCYKGLAPERPLPPWLNYVPWPRQEGDCLSAPHGVCTVKYWSAQEKYHDAWISNSLSLLLVNHQIAEITKRRLDESIMPSIFNLDVILSDERELHPRWTFLSNPCHHVDDLTVTIRVAGTCPTTNWRRYHFLPDGDSPPRILWTFFYLLERFLEVGPLAEHRVPSPGPRMDDMSFTINRLTLDFVSPVNEESLAPADMGFWDWINGGADEDHTKSSTALCSGVFGLLMRPTWLADLISEYVGYLLGMSISMAPYGKLLYEKYQDLC; this is translated from the exons ATGCCCATAACGCTTTTAGACCTACCAAGCGAGCTCCTAGACCGAATCGTCGAGCTGGTGCTGTGCTACAAAGGCCTGGCCCCAGAACGCCCCCTACCACCATGGCTAAACTATGTGCCTTGGCCCCGTCAGGAGGGGGACTGTCTTTCTGCACCGCACGGTGTTTGTACTGTTAAATACTGGAGCGCCCAGGAGAAATATCATGATGCCTGGATATCCAACTCTCTATCCCTCCTCCTTGTCAACCATCAAATAGCCGAAATAACCAAAAGAAGACTCGATGAATCAATTATGCCATCGATATTCAACCTCGACGTGATCCTCAGCGACGAGAGGGAACTACATCCACGATGGACCTTCCTTTCAAACCCCTGTCACCACGTCGACGATCTCACAGTCACCATCAGGGTAGCAGGCACTTGTCCAACAACGAACTGGCGCAGATACCACTTCCTACCCGACGGCGACTCCCCACCCCGAATCCTATGGACATTCTTCTATCTGTTAGAACGCTTCCTGGAAGTCGGCCCTTTGGCCGAGCACAGAGTCCCTAGTCCCGGACCCCGTATGGACGATATGTCCTTTACGATCAACCGGTTAACCTTGGACTTTGTCTCACCAGTCAATGAGGAATCGTTAGCACCCGCCGATATGGGCTTCTGGGATTGGATAAACGGGGGCGCCGATGAAGATCACACAAAGTCATCCACGGCACTTTGTAGTGGGGTTTTCGGGTTGCTTATGCGACCGACTTGGTTGGCTGATTTGATTAGTGAGTATGTTGGGTATCTTCTCGGTATGAGTATCTCTATGGCTCCTTATGGGAAGTTGTTGTATGA GAAGTATCAGGATCTGTGTTGA